From the Lolium rigidum isolate FL_2022 chromosome 2, APGP_CSIRO_Lrig_0.1, whole genome shotgun sequence genome, one window contains:
- the LOC124690664 gene encoding lysine-specific histone demethylase 1 homolog 1-like: MDQDGDQAAAAAASAEPMEDGAAGGDADAAAEDEAAGGDAAEPMEDDAPTSSPTPSAPSATLAVDDSTVARKRRRRKKQFLDMVPTEGVRVLRASSSSAAAAAHLTGIPRRRGRPPTNSSLRLARELDSEAHIAIAAGFPADTLSEDEVAAAVLPRIGGAEQANYLVVRNHILALWRSNPLAHVASGAALASIRAEHAPLVAAAHSFLSDHAYINFGLAPSIVSLPPRPPPSLPAPSVLIVGAGFAGLAAARHLMSLGFKVAIVEGRLRPGGRVFTKTMSSSAAAHPDVVAAADLGGSVLTGINGNPLGVIARQLGFPLHKVRDKCPLYLPDGRPADSDMDARVEATFNQLLDKVCQLRQVVADSVPHGVDMSLGMALEAFRAAHGVAAEPQERMLLDWHLANLEYANAAPLADLSMAFWDQDDPYEMGGDHCFIPGGNSQFIRALADGVPIFYGQNVRRIQYGCDGVMVYTDKQTFRGDMALCTVPLGVLKKGDIDFVPELPTQKREAIQRLGFGLLNKVVMLFPYDFWDGRVDTFGHLTEDSGQRGEFFLFYSYSSVSGGPLLVALVAGESAINFEKKSPMENVEKVLDTLRKIFSPKGIEVPNPLQAICTRWGTDRFTYGSYSYVAIGSSGDDYDILAENVGDRIFFAGEATNRRYPATMHGALLSGYREAANIVRAARKRAKRVHSSEEIHVNNEVKVNEVNDIVKDDNIDLDDLFHIPDVAFGGFSVLHDPSTSEPDSTSLLRVGIGARKLGSGSLFLYGLIMRKNVAELAAMEDDEQRLSTLYRDFGTKLVGLDGLGDAGESLISRIKAASRK, encoded by the coding sequence ATGGACCAGGACGGGgaccaagcggcggcggcggccgcctccgCGGAGCCCATGGAGGACGGAGCAGCAGGGGGAGACGCCGATGCCGCCGCGGAGGACGAAGCGGCGGGAGGAGACGCCGCGGAGCCCATGGAGGACGACGCGCCCACGTCCTCCCCGACCCCGTCGGCCCCCTCCGCCACCCTGGCCGTCGACGACTCCACCGTCGCGCGgaagcgccgccgccgcaagAAGCAGTTCCTCGACATGGTCCCCACGGAGGGCGTCCGCGTCCTCCGCGCGTCCTCCTCGTCCGCCGCGGCCGCGGCGCATCTCACCGGCatcccgcgccgccgcgggcgcccgCCAACCAACTCCTCCCTCCGCCTGGCGCGGGAGCTCGACTCCGAGGCCCACATCGCCATCGCGGCGGGGTTCCCCGCGGACACCCTCTCCGAGGacgaggtcgccgccgccgtcctcccgcGCATAGGCGGCGCCGAGCAGGCCAACTACCTCGTCGTGCGCAACCACATCCTCGCGCTCTGGCGCTCTAATCCCCTCGCCCACGTCGCATCCGGCGCCGCGCTCGCATCTATCCGTGCCGAGCATGCGCCCCTCGTCGCTGCCGCGCACTCCTTCCTGTCTGACCACGCCTACATCAATTTCGGCCTCGCCCCCTCCATTGTCTCCCTCCCCCCACGCCCACCTCCCTCCCTCCCAGCCCCTTCCGTCCTCATAGTCGGCGCTGGCTTTGCTGGCCTCGCTGCTGCACGCCACCTTATGTCCCTTGGCTTCAAGGTCGCCATTGTGGAAGGACGACTCCGACCAGGCGGCCGCGTGTTCACCAAGACGATGAGCTCCTCTGCTGCAGCCCACCCTGACGTGGTTGCTGCTGCTGATCTTGGAGGCAGTGTGCTCACAGGTATCAACGGGAACCCCCTCGGTGTCATAGCACGGCAGCTAGGGTTCCCGCTTCACAAGGTGCGGGACAAGTGCCCGCTGTATCTTCCCGATGGCCGCCCTGCCGATTCTGACATGGATGCTCGTGTTGAAGCTACATTCAACCAGCTTCTGGACAAGGTGTGCCAGCTGCGGCAGGTTGTCGCAGATAGTGTTCCGCACGGTGTGGATATGTCACTTGGCATGGCACTTGAGGCATTCCGGGCGGCGCACGGTGTCGCCGCTGAGCCACAGGAACGGATGCTTCTTGATTGGCATCTGGCGAACCTGGAGTATGCTAATGCTGCTCCTCTTGCTGATCTCTCCATGGCCTTCTGGGACCAAGATGATCCATACGAAATGGGCGGTGACCACTGCTTCATTCCTGGTGGGAATTCCCAGTTTATCCGAGCACTTGCTGACGGCGTCCCGATATTCTATGGACAGAATGTGCGAAGGATACAGTATGGGTGTGATGGTGTGATGGTCTACACTGATAAGCAGACATTCCGTGGTGATATGGCGCTCTGCACTGTTCCGCTCGGCGTACTTAAGAAAGGGGACATTGATTTTGTGCCTGAGCTGCCTACTCAGAAGCGCGAGGCCATTCAGAGATTGGGCTTCGGGCTTCTTAATAAGGTTGTGATGTTATTCCCTTATGACTTCTGGGATGGCAGGGTTGATACATTTGGGCATTTGACGGAGGACTCTGGTCAGCGTGGTGAATTCTTCCTGTTCTATAGCTATTCTTCAGTCTCAGGAGGGCCACTGCTGGTTGCACTTGTTGCTGGGGAATCTGCTATCAATTTTGAGAAGAAGTCACCAATGGAAAATGTTGAGAAGGTTTTGGACACACTTAGAAAAATCTTTTCACCCAAGGGGATCGAGGTGCCAAACCCATTGCAGGCAATATGCACTCGATGGGGCACTGACAGGTTTACATATGGATCATATTCCTATGTGGCTATTGGGTCTTCTGGTGACGATTATGATATATTGGCTGAGAACGTTGGTGATAGAATCTTCTTCGCTGGGGAGGCAACAAATAGGCGATACCCTGCGACCATGCATGGAGCTCTGCTTAGTGGGTACAGAGAGGCTGCCAATATTGTAAGAGCTGCTAGGAAGAGAGCAAAAAGGGTTCACTCATCTGAGGAAATACATGTTAATAATGAAGTCAAAGTTAATGAAGTCAATGATATAGTTAAAGATGACAACATTGATCTGGATGATCTCTTCCATATCCCTGATGTTGCTTTCGGTGGCTTCTCAGTTCTCCATGACCCATCTACATCTGAGCCTGATTCAACTTCATTACTTCGTGTTGGAATTGGTGCCAGAAAGTTGGGCTCTGGCTCACTTTTCCTCTACGGCTTAATAATGCGAAAGAATGTAGCTGAACTAGCTGCAATGGAAGATGATGAGCAGCGATTGAGTACACTGTACCGAGATTTTGGGACAAAACTCGTGGGATTGGATGGCTTGGGTGATGCTGGGGAAAGCCTTATATCGCGGATAAAAGCTGCTTCTAGGAAGTAG
- the LOC124688352 gene encoding uncharacterized protein LOC124688352: protein MQLCKGKDIHKRHGGVVKLLHKALFLVINRLFPEWDISSEKWKRVYRNDVSPRCQWGESGLYSVHYAYTFNGLDLTESLDMGYHNNRRAKLIWMLLAMWGNSGIVPPEFGQLMYPSA, encoded by the exons ATGCAGCTGTGCAAGGGAAAGGACATACACAAACGTCATGGGGGTGTAGTTAAACTGTTGCATAAAGCTCTATTTTTAGTCATCAACCGGTTATTTCCAGAATGGGATATTTCTTCTGAGAAGTGGAAAAGGGTATATAGGAATGATGTCAGTCCTCGTTGCCAATG GGGAGAGTCTGGACTCTATTCTGTGCATTATGCTTACACATTTAATGGGCTGGATCTTACTGAGAGTTTAGATATG GGATATCACAACAACCGTAGGGCAAAGTTGATATGGATGCTTCTTGCAATGTGGGGGAATTCTGGAATTGTTCCACCAGAATTTGGCCAGCTCATGTACCCTTCAGCATGA